A stretch of Rhodoferax potami DNA encodes these proteins:
- a CDS encoding uroporphyrinogen-III C-methyltransferase produces MNSEAPEPFAKDAAPAVGVTPIAKLAEPHRWLGVVALVAAAGAIGSGMLWQKLGHVQEQLARQTADSGAQAGEARSTAKQAQELAIETAAKIAVLDARLSEVTLQRTQLEELIQSLSRSRDENLVVDMESGLRLAQQQAQLTGSVEPLLTALKSAEQRVNRAAQPRLAPIQRAIAKDIARIKNTALSDTPAMLLKLDELVSLADEIPVSNALPSTKTPPVLERQAQESLPGWWGRVGVVIRDEVRGLVRVSKIDSPDAALLSPEQAFFVRENFKLKVLNARLGLLARQTEAARADLSAASGSLTRFFDGSSRKTQAAQAALQVLQSQMRTLEVPRVDDTLAALATAAAGR; encoded by the coding sequence ATGAACTCTGAAGCCCCCGAGCCTTTTGCCAAGGATGCCGCACCTGCGGTTGGAGTGACTCCGATTGCGAAGCTGGCGGAGCCCCACCGTTGGTTGGGGGTTGTCGCCTTGGTGGCAGCCGCCGGCGCCATCGGCAGCGGGATGTTGTGGCAGAAGCTCGGCCATGTCCAAGAGCAGTTGGCCCGCCAGACGGCGGACTCCGGCGCGCAAGCCGGCGAAGCGCGGAGCACCGCCAAGCAGGCGCAAGAGCTGGCGATTGAAACCGCTGCCAAGATTGCCGTGCTGGATGCGCGCTTGAGCGAGGTGACACTGCAGCGCACGCAACTCGAAGAGCTGATCCAAAGTCTCTCGCGCTCACGCGACGAAAACCTGGTGGTCGACATGGAGTCGGGCTTGCGCCTTGCCCAACAACAGGCCCAGCTCACCGGGAGCGTCGAGCCTTTGTTGACGGCGCTGAAGTCCGCGGAACAGCGGGTCAACCGCGCCGCGCAGCCGCGCCTGGCACCGATCCAACGCGCTATTGCCAAAGACATCGCACGTATCAAAAACACTGCGCTCTCAGACACCCCGGCCATGCTGCTCAAGCTGGACGAGTTGGTGTCTTTGGCGGACGAGATTCCGGTCAGCAATGCGCTGCCCTCAACCAAAACCCCGCCGGTTTTAGAACGGCAAGCCCAAGAGTCTCTGCCAGGTTGGTGGGGGCGTGTCGGTGTCGTCATCCGTGACGAGGTACGGGGCCTGGTGCGGGTGAGCAAGATCGATAGCCCGGATGCCGCCTTGTTGTCCCCGGAGCAAGCGTTCTTCGTGCGCGAAAACTTCAAGCTGAAGGTGCTGAACGCGCGCTTGGGTTTACTGGCCCGCCAAACCGAAGCTGCCCGTGCCGATTTGTCCGCAGCGTCTGGTTCGCTGACCCGGTTTTTTGATGGCTCGTCCCGCAAAACACAGGCGGCCCAGGCAGCCTTGCAGGTGCTGCAGTCTCAAATGCGCACCCTTGAGGTGCCGCGGGTGGACGACACCTTGGCCGCCTTGGCTACGGCAGCGGCGGGGCGCTGA
- a CDS encoding uroporphyrinogen-III synthase: protein MRVVITRPQSEAAPWLKALADAGFHAESLPLIDIQAAAAVAPLSAAWERLGSFDAAMFVSRNAVHYFFEQKTMVAPVFTADAAIKTRAFVTGPGSYSALLKVGAHAACIDAPDHDGGQFDSEALWDVVSTQVVPGYRVLVVRGTTVDAGASDEGFGRDWFARQVKSAGGEVEFVVAYQRQRPVWDADALAFAKRAAADGTVWVFSSSEAVRNLQACCPHGDWSQAKAVVTHARIEAAALEAGFGQVLQAKPVLGALLASIESLQ, encoded by the coding sequence ATGCGCGTCGTCATCACCCGGCCTCAATCGGAAGCTGCGCCGTGGCTCAAGGCACTTGCGGACGCCGGCTTTCACGCCGAATCCTTGCCCTTGATTGATATCCAAGCTGCGGCAGCAGTTGCGCCGCTCAGCGCGGCCTGGGAGCGCTTGGGCAGCTTTGATGCCGCCATGTTTGTCAGCCGAAATGCAGTGCACTATTTTTTCGAACAAAAAACAATGGTGGCGCCCGTATTTACTGCGGATGCAGCTATCAAAACAAGAGCATTTGTGACGGGGCCCGGCAGCTACTCTGCGCTGCTGAAAGTCGGCGCCCATGCAGCATGCATTGATGCGCCGGACCATGACGGCGGCCAGTTCGACTCCGAGGCCTTGTGGGACGTGGTGTCCACTCAAGTGGTGCCCGGTTACCGCGTGCTGGTGGTTCGCGGCACCACGGTGGATGCAGGCGCCAGCGATGAAGGGTTTGGCCGGGATTGGTTTGCCCGCCAAGTGAAAAGCGCCGGAGGCGAGGTCGAGTTCGTCGTTGCCTACCAGCGACAACGCCCGGTGTGGGATGCTGATGCATTGGCCTTTGCGAAGCGCGCCGCCGCAGACGGCACAGTGTGGGTGTTTAGCAGCTCGGAAGCAGTGCGCAATTTGCAGGCCTGCTGCCCGCACGGGGATTGGAGCCAAGCCAAAGCCGTAGTAACCCATGCTCGGATTGAAGCTGCAGCCTTGGAGGCTGGTTTTGGTCAGGTTTTGCAGGCGAAACCTGTGCTGGGCGCACTGTTGGCCTCGATAGAATCCCTGCAATGA
- the hemC gene encoding hydroxymethylbilane synthase: MPTFTIATRESRLALWQAEHVQSLLEKNGSTVALLGMTTKGDQILDRSLSKVGGKGLFVKELEVALEEGRADLAVHSLKDVPMELPEGFVLACVMEREDPRDAWVSSTYASVLDLPTGAVVGTSSLRRVALLRAMRPDLKIEPLRGNLDTRLRKLDDGLYDGIVLAAAGLKRLGLEARIRAVFEPEQMLPAAGQGALGIEIRSDRADVAGALQHLVHIPTWLAVSAERAVSRMMGGSCSMPLAAYAQFDGEQLRIRAAWGDADGVQPVVYAHASGRVADTASAIALGEQVALALQEGVRAQTA; the protein is encoded by the coding sequence TTGCCCACATTTACGATCGCCACCCGAGAGAGCCGATTGGCACTTTGGCAGGCTGAACATGTTCAGTCTTTATTAGAAAAAAACGGGTCAACGGTGGCCCTCTTGGGAATGACCACCAAAGGCGATCAGATCCTCGATCGCTCGCTCAGCAAAGTCGGTGGCAAAGGCCTGTTCGTCAAAGAGCTGGAGGTCGCCCTCGAAGAAGGCCGTGCCGACCTTGCGGTCCATTCCCTCAAAGATGTTCCGATGGAGCTGCCCGAAGGCTTTGTGCTGGCCTGCGTGATGGAGCGGGAAGACCCCCGCGATGCCTGGGTGTCCAGCACCTACGCCAGTGTGTTGGATCTGCCAACCGGCGCCGTCGTCGGGACCTCGAGTTTGCGACGTGTGGCCTTGTTGCGCGCCATGCGCCCCGATCTGAAGATTGAGCCTTTGCGTGGCAACCTCGACACCCGATTGCGCAAGCTCGACGATGGCCTGTACGACGGCATCGTTCTGGCGGCAGCTGGCTTGAAGCGTTTGGGTTTGGAGGCGCGTATTCGCGCGGTCTTTGAGCCTGAGCAGATGCTGCCCGCGGCCGGGCAAGGCGCCTTGGGCATCGAAATCCGGAGCGACCGTGCAGACGTGGCAGGCGCCTTGCAGCACCTGGTGCACATACCCACTTGGCTGGCGGTGTCCGCCGAGCGGGCGGTGAGCCGCATGATGGGCGGGAGTTGCTCGATGCCGTTGGCGGCGTATGCCCAGTTTGATGGTGAGCAATTGCGTATTCGGGCGGCTTGGGGCGATGCCGATGGCGTCCAGCCTGTGGTGTACGCCCACGCCAGTGGCCGTGTGGCCGACACCGCGTCGGCCATCGCGTTGGGTGAACAGGTCGCGCTTGCATTGCAAGAAGGCGTGCGGGCGCAAACCGCCTAA
- the ppc gene encoding phosphoenolpyruvate carboxylase, with protein sequence MNKAPAAETAKRTKDNERPLVEDIRLLGRILGDVIREQEGVDAYELIEKIRTLSVAFRRDADQEADKALKKLLKSLSGDQTVSVIRAFTYFSHLANLAEDRHHIRRRAVHERAGDTQEGSIEVAMSRLRWAGIAPKAISNTLAQSFVSPVLTAHPTEVQRKSILDAERDIAQLLTQRDEIKQRAGTVDSKKDALTPKELAANEAQMRARVMQLWQTRLLRFSKLTVADEIENALSYYESTFLREIPKLYAELESMLGNQPVHSFLRMGQWIGGDRDGNPNVSAQTLEYALRRQAEVALRHYLTEVHYLGGELSISAMLADCTPEMQALAERSPDQNAHRKDEPYRRALTGMYARLAATLSDLTGTEAARHAVAPQNPYLLAEDFVADLRVIETSLKANHGGALTAQRLHPLIRAVEVFGFHLATVDLRQSSDKHEEVVAELLATARVHANYSSLSEDAKRALLMGLLNDARPLRVHGAEYSAHAQGELAIFAMAKVMRERFGVEAIRHYIISHTETVSDLLEVLLLQKEVGLMRGTLDAAGISDLIVVPLFETIEDLRNAAPIMREFYALTGVADLVKRSGGEQDIMLGYSDSNKDGGIFTSNWELYRAEIALVELFDVLAAQHKIQLRMFHGRGGTVGRGGGPSYQAILAQPPGTVRGQIRLTEQGEVIGSKYANPEIGRRNLETLVAATLEATLLQPTKSATKAFLEAAAELSSNSMAAYRALVYETPGFTEYFFSSTPLREIAELNIGSRPASRKASQRIEDLRAIPWGFSWGQCRLTLPGWFGFGSAVQKFVGSGTAAEQKERVALLQKMYKQWPFFGTLLSNMDMVMAKSDLALASRYSELVSDARLRKKIFSAIEAEWHSTAQALATITGEKNRLANNAALQRSIRHRFPYIDPLHHLQVELVRRYREGKADERVQRGIHISINGIAAGLRNTG encoded by the coding sequence ATGAATAAAGCACCTGCCGCAGAAACGGCCAAGCGCACAAAAGACAACGAGCGTCCCTTGGTAGAAGACATCCGCCTCCTCGGGCGCATTTTGGGGGATGTAATTAGAGAGCAAGAAGGTGTGGATGCCTACGAGCTGATTGAGAAAATCCGCACGCTGTCCGTCGCCTTCCGTCGCGATGCCGACCAGGAAGCCGACAAGGCCCTCAAAAAATTGCTCAAGAGCCTCTCTGGCGACCAGACTGTGAGCGTGATTCGCGCTTTTACGTATTTCTCGCACCTGGCCAACCTGGCCGAAGACCGCCACCACATCCGTCGCCGTGCGGTGCACGAGCGTGCGGGTGATACCCAAGAGGGCAGCATCGAAGTCGCCATGTCCCGCCTGCGCTGGGCCGGCATTGCACCCAAAGCGATTTCGAACACCTTGGCCCAAAGCTTTGTGTCTCCGGTGCTCACCGCCCACCCCACCGAAGTGCAACGTAAAAGCATTCTGGATGCAGAGCGCGACATCGCCCAGCTGCTGACCCAGCGCGACGAGATCAAACAGCGCGCCGGTACCGTCGACAGCAAGAAAGACGCACTCACCCCCAAAGAGCTGGCCGCCAACGAAGCCCAGATGCGCGCCCGCGTGATGCAGCTCTGGCAAACCCGCTTGCTACGCTTTTCCAAGCTCACCGTGGCCGACGAGATCGAGAACGCCCTGAGCTATTACGAATCCACGTTTTTGCGCGAGATTCCCAAGTTGTATGCCGAGCTCGAAAGCATGCTGGGTAACCAGCCGGTGCACAGCTTTTTGCGCATGGGCCAGTGGATTGGTGGTGACCGCGACGGCAACCCCAACGTCAGCGCCCAGACCCTGGAATACGCCTTGCGCCGCCAAGCCGAAGTGGCACTGCGCCACTACCTGACCGAGGTGCACTACCTAGGCGGTGAGCTCTCCATTTCCGCGATGCTGGCCGACTGCACCCCCGAAATGCAAGCGCTGGCTGAGCGCTCCCCGGACCAGAACGCCCACCGCAAAGACGAGCCCTACCGCCGTGCACTCACCGGCATGTATGCGCGCCTGGCCGCCACCTTGTCCGACCTGACCGGCACAGAAGCAGCCCGCCACGCGGTGGCACCGCAAAACCCCTACCTGTTGGCCGAAGACTTTGTGGCCGACTTGCGGGTGATTGAAACCTCCCTGAAGGCAAACCATGGTGGTGCATTGACGGCACAGCGGCTGCACCCCCTGATCCGCGCAGTGGAAGTGTTTGGCTTCCATCTGGCCACGGTTGATTTGCGCCAAAGCTCTGACAAACACGAAGAAGTGGTGGCGGAACTGCTGGCCACTGCCCGTGTGCACGCCAACTACAGCAGCCTGTCAGAAGACGCCAAGCGTGCCCTGCTAATGGGCCTGCTCAACGACGCGCGTCCGCTGCGGGTCCACGGCGCGGAATACTCGGCACACGCCCAAGGCGAGCTCGCCATTTTTGCCATGGCGAAGGTCATGCGCGAGCGCTTTGGCGTCGAGGCGATCCGGCACTACATCATCAGCCACACCGAAACAGTGAGCGACTTGCTCGAGGTGCTGCTGCTGCAGAAAGAAGTCGGCCTGATGCGCGGCACCCTGGATGCGGCGGGTATTTCCGACCTGATCGTGGTGCCCCTGTTCGAAACCATTGAAGACCTGCGCAATGCCGCGCCCATCATGCGTGAGTTCTATGCGCTGACGGGTGTGGCCGATTTGGTCAAGCGCAGCGGTGGCGAGCAAGACATCATGCTGGGCTACTCCGACTCCAACAAAGACGGAGGCATTTTCACCAGCAACTGGGAGCTGTACCGCGCCGAGATCGCCTTGGTCGAATTGTTCGATGTGCTGGCGGCCCAGCACAAAATCCAGTTGCGCATGTTCCACGGCCGCGGTGGCACCGTGGGTCGCGGCGGCGGCCCGAGCTACCAGGCCATCTTGGCCCAGCCCCCGGGCACCGTGCGTGGCCAGATCCGCTTGACCGAGCAAGGCGAAGTGATCGGCTCCAAATACGCCAACCCTGAAATCGGCCGGCGCAACCTCGAAACCTTGGTCGCAGCGACGCTGGAAGCGACTTTGCTGCAACCCACCAAGTCGGCCACCAAGGCCTTCCTGGAAGCGGCGGCAGAGCTCTCCAGCAACAGCATGGCGGCTTACCGCGCCCTGGTGTACGAAACCCCCGGTTTCACCGAATACTTCTTCAGCTCCACGCCTTTGCGCGAAATTGCCGAACTCAACATCGGCTCGCGCCCGGCCTCGCGCAAGGCCTCACAGCGGATTGAAGACCTGCGCGCGATTCCTTGGGGCTTCAGCTGGGGCCAATGCCGCTTGACGCTGCCCGGTTGGTTCGGGTTTGGCTCGGCGGTGCAAAAGTTCGTGGGCTCCGGCACGGCCGCAGAGCAAAAAGAACGCGTCGCGCTCCTGCAAAAAATGTACAAGCAGTGGCCGTTTTTCGGCACCCTGCTCTCCAACATGGACATGGTCATGGCCAAGAGCGATTTGGCCCTGGCCTCGCGCTACTCCGAGTTGGTCAGCGATGCCCGACTGCGCAAGAAAATCTTCAGCGCCATCGAAGCCGAATGGCACAGCACCGCGCAGGCGCTCGCCACCATCACCGGCGAGAAAAACCGCTTGGCCAACAACGCGGCGTTGCAGCGTTCGATCCGTCACCGCTTCCCGTACATCGACCCCTTGCACCACCTGCAAGTCGAACTGGTGCGCCGCTACCGCGAGGGCAAAGCCGACGAACGGGTGCAGCGCGGGATCCACATCTCGATCAACGGCATCGCCGCCGGACTGCGCAACACCGGCTGA
- a CDS encoding substrate-binding periplasmic protein: MSLRRALVLGSLASVLLPTVHAKPGTIKVQIGAEDDWRPYAYTLSGKPMGFSVELVQAAWAAAGVEVELVALPYARCMREVEAGKLPACFNTLRDSRTEDKYLWHRHPLFRARIGIYGRADGPSEPVNLQSLKGKRIGVTNGYDYGSAFDDDPAMVRDVANSDLTSLRKLVAGRVDYALVYDRVANEIAVNNQALGQQFRLRGTLLETGLYLSFSKRFEGAAALVQRFDAGLETIRKNGEYARIEARWR; the protein is encoded by the coding sequence ATGAGTCTTCGTCGTGCTTTGGTCTTGGGATCGTTAGCCAGTGTTTTGCTGCCAACGGTCCATGCGAAACCAGGCACGATCAAGGTGCAGATTGGCGCCGAAGACGATTGGCGCCCCTACGCCTACACCCTGTCGGGCAAGCCGATGGGCTTTTCGGTAGAGCTGGTGCAGGCCGCTTGGGCGGCTGCCGGCGTCGAGGTGGAGTTGGTGGCCCTGCCGTATGCCCGCTGTATGCGCGAGGTCGAGGCGGGCAAACTCCCGGCGTGTTTCAACACCCTGCGTGATTCGCGCACCGAAGACAAATACCTCTGGCACCGCCATCCCTTGTTTCGCGCCCGGATCGGGATTTACGGTCGCGCAGACGGCCCATCGGAGCCGGTGAATCTGCAAAGCCTCAAGGGAAAGCGCATCGGTGTCACCAACGGCTATGACTACGGTAGCGCCTTTGATGATGACCCTGCCATGGTGCGCGATGTGGCCAACTCGGATCTCACCTCGCTGCGCAAGCTGGTGGCAGGGCGGGTGGACTATGCCTTGGTATACGACCGGGTTGCCAACGAAATCGCGGTGAACAACCAGGCGCTGGGCCAGCAGTTCCGGTTGCGCGGAACGCTGCTGGAAACGGGGCTGTACCTGTCCTTCTCCAAGCGTTTCGAGGGCGCTGCGGCGCTGGTGCAAAGGTTCGATGCCGGTCTGGAGACGATTCGCAAAAACGGGGAATACGCGCGCATCGAAGCCCGCTGGCGTTAG